The following proteins are encoded in a genomic region of Bacillus sp. FJAT-22090:
- a CDS encoding universal stress protein gives MYKHILLAADGSENALRAAKEAVKIARCTEESFVEVVYVADFEKVKTEMLHGGSPEALEVTRRQKLFHIEQLLKNNNIAYKVSILHGTPGPEIIKQANELNVDLVIIGSRGLNNLQEMVLGSVSHKVMKRVHCPALIVK, from the coding sequence ATGTATAAGCATATTTTACTTGCAGCTGACGGCTCTGAAAATGCTCTACGTGCTGCAAAGGAAGCGGTTAAAATTGCAAGATGCACAGAAGAGTCGTTTGTTGAAGTCGTCTATGTTGCAGACTTCGAAAAAGTAAAAACAGAAATGTTACATGGTGGTTCACCTGAAGCTTTGGAAGTTACTCGTCGACAAAAATTATTTCATATCGAACAATTGCTAAAGAATAATAATATTGCGTACAAAGTGTCCATTCTCCACGGTACTCCTGGACCAGAAATTATTAAACAAGCAAATGAACTAAATGTTGATCTTGTTATTATAGGAAGTAGAGGGCTTAATAATCTACAAGAAATGGTGCTAGGTAGTGTAAGTCATAAGGTGATGAAACGTGTTCACTGTCCTGCGCTTATCGTAAAATAG
- a CDS encoding recombinase family protein, with amino-acid sequence MIYGYKRPLYNDEDCIEQTKKLNDFQVSYVLKEKHGSPKKREALEELLMTMQKGDVIVVEKFIVLADTLHHLMDLLKIVKKDGVSIRFIDEELSSDRVLEESLSTILSHFIRFHSDIIKQSTKLGLETAKSQGKSLGRPKKSDENIKKAIEMYHSNHYTLLDIKNQTGISKSTLYRYLENTEV; translated from the coding sequence ATGATTTATGGATACAAAAGACCTTTGTATAACGACGAAGATTGTATAGAACAAACAAAAAAATTAAATGATTTTCAAGTAAGTTATGTTTTAAAAGAGAAACACGGCTCACCTAAAAAAAGGGAGGCCTTAGAAGAATTATTGATGACAATGCAAAAAGGGGATGTAATCGTAGTTGAAAAATTCATCGTTCTTGCAGATACTTTGCATCACTTAATGGATTTATTAAAAATAGTAAAAAAAGATGGAGTATCTATTCGATTTATTGATGAAGAGTTATCAAGTGATCGAGTTTTGGAGGAAAGTTTGTCAACTATTTTGTCGCACTTCATACGGTTTCATTCTGATATTATTAAACAATCAACGAAGCTTGGACTAGAGACCGCAAAGAGCCAAGGGAAAAGTTTAGGACGTCCCAAAAAATCAGATGAAAATATTAAAAAAGCTATTGAAATGTACCATAGCAATCATTACACATTGTTAGATATTAAAAATCAAACAGGCATTAGTAAATCAACATTGTATAGATACTTAGAAAATACGGAAGTATAA
- a CDS encoding SulP family inorganic anion transporter, protein MQTIKEQWFGNIRGDILSGIVVALALIPEAIAFSIIAGVNPMVGLYASFCIAVIIAFVGGRPGMISAATGAMALLMVPLVKEHGLDYLLAATILTGVIQILFGVFKIAKLMKFIPNAVMIGFVNSLAILIFMAQVPHFIGINTLTYIYVAITLVIVYVVPRFFKAIPAPLIAIVLLSFVAISSGAELKTIGDLGNLTQSLPNFLIPNVPFNLETLAIIFPYSIALSIVGLLESLLTASIVDDMTNTESDKNKEARGQGIANFINGFFGGMAGCAMIGQSVINVKSGGRGRLSTLIAGLFLMFLIIVLGNLVVKIPMPVLVGIMIMVSIGTFDWGSFKYIIKAPKTDAFVMLSTVIIVVATHDLSKGVIAGVLLSAIFFVANISKISVIERNGRFIVEGQLFFASTESFIKAFENVEDKKIQIDFTNSNLWDESAVGSVLKVARKLEDKGATVEIVGLNASSQKLYNILLGLSPNH, encoded by the coding sequence ATGCAAACGATCAAAGAACAATGGTTTGGAAATATTCGTGGTGATATACTCTCGGGCATCGTTGTAGCTCTTGCGCTAATTCCAGAGGCTATTGCTTTTTCAATTATCGCTGGTGTTAATCCCATGGTAGGTTTATATGCGTCTTTTTGTATAGCAGTCATTATAGCATTTGTTGGTGGGAGACCTGGGATGATATCAGCAGCAACAGGAGCAATGGCTCTTCTTATGGTGCCACTAGTTAAAGAACACGGTCTGGACTATTTACTTGCAGCGACCATTTTAACTGGAGTTATTCAAATATTATTTGGTGTTTTTAAAATAGCAAAATTAATGAAATTTATTCCCAATGCCGTAATGATTGGTTTTGTAAATTCACTTGCAATTCTAATATTTATGGCTCAAGTTCCTCATTTTATAGGTATTAATACATTAACATATATTTATGTAGCAATAACTCTTGTAATTGTTTATGTAGTACCTCGCTTTTTTAAAGCAATTCCGGCCCCGCTTATTGCGATTGTTTTATTATCATTTGTTGCAATATCTAGTGGAGCAGAACTTAAGACAATAGGTGACTTAGGAAATCTAACACAATCTTTACCTAACTTTTTAATACCGAATGTCCCTTTCAATCTTGAAACGTTGGCTATCATCTTCCCTTATTCCATTGCTCTTTCTATTGTAGGTTTACTTGAATCATTGTTAACAGCATCTATTGTGGATGATATGACGAATACAGAAAGTGATAAAAATAAGGAAGCACGTGGTCAAGGAATTGCAAACTTCATTAATGGTTTTTTTGGTGGAATGGCTGGTTGTGCAATGATTGGACAATCCGTCATTAATGTCAAATCTGGCGGTAGAGGACGCCTTTCTACACTTATTGCAGGACTTTTTTTAATGTTTTTAATAATTGTGTTAGGGAATCTCGTTGTAAAAATTCCAATGCCTGTTCTTGTAGGTATTATGATTATGGTTAGCATCGGTACTTTTGATTGGGGCTCCTTTAAATATATTATCAAAGCACCGAAAACAGATGCTTTTGTGATGCTCTCAACAGTAATAATTGTTGTTGCAACTCATGACCTTTCTAAGGGTGTCATAGCTGGTGTTTTATTAAGTGCTATTTTCTTTGTTGCAAATATTTCTAAAATAAGTGTAATTGAACGTAATGGAAGATTTATTGTAGAAGGTCAATTGTTTTTCGCCTCAACCGAAAGTTTTATCAAAGCTTTTGAAAATGTTGAAGACAAAAAGATTCAAATCGACTTTACAAACAGCAATCTTTGGGATGAATCTGCGGTTGGTAGTGTATTAAAAGTTGCCAGAAAATTAGAAGATAAAGGGGCGACCGTTGAAATCGTAGGTCTAAATGCATCTAGTCAAAAACTATATAATATATTGTTAGGATTATCACCTAACCACTAA
- the abc-f gene encoding ribosomal protection-like ABC-F family protein: protein MICTIKDVSKMLGGNTIFESLSLSIKTGEKLGVVGRNGSGKTTLFKLIIGTEAPDKGVISFKKGTKIGYLAQIPTFSDEVTGMDVLNSAFEKLKALQTKMQQLEEKLSCTDQPNMEKLLQEYGEVQEDFTNQGGYSLDSEIDKVIQGLQLSSFVHQSFSNLSGGEQTKIMLGKLLLSQPDLLLLDEPTNHLDLFAVEWLEQYLVNYTGTVVIISHDRYFLDQVITKVADLEDGELTLYHGNYSSYIVNKEERLMREFQEYEEQQKKIKKMKEAIKRLRQWANEAVPPNPGLHRQARNMERALERMEKLRKPIIDPKKMSLSFEAASRSGKEVVIMDNVSKSFGNKVLLHKSNLNVYWKERVAIVGRNGTGKSTILRLLLGEILADEGNARLGSNVRIGFLSQHFEILNPKERLIDVFRSEVSVVEAEARHILAKFMFYGPDVFKRVGDLSGGERMRLRLAQLMHQDINLLILDEPTNHLDIESREVLEDALEDFQGTILCVSHDRYFLNKLFHRTVWLDSGHLTTFEGPYNWARGKWNELLVKQESINTVENIDKVRTYKSRDKKEKSTEEQIFELEIELSKLKKEKDIQKEWNDYEKLLWSIDEKEEKLEKLIEIWLERQE from the coding sequence ATGATTTGTACAATTAAAGATGTAAGCAAAATGCTCGGAGGAAATACCATTTTTGAAAGCTTATCATTGTCGATTAAAACTGGAGAAAAATTAGGTGTTGTTGGAAGAAACGGCTCAGGTAAAACGACACTTTTTAAATTAATAATCGGTACGGAGGCACCTGATAAAGGTGTTATCAGCTTTAAAAAAGGAACTAAAATTGGATATTTAGCACAGATACCTACATTTTCAGATGAAGTAACAGGAATGGATGTTTTAAATAGTGCATTTGAAAAGCTAAAAGCACTACAAACAAAAATGCAACAATTAGAAGAAAAGTTATCGTGTACCGATCAACCTAATATGGAAAAATTACTCCAGGAATATGGAGAAGTGCAAGAGGACTTTACTAACCAGGGCGGTTATTCTTTGGATTCAGAAATAGATAAAGTCATCCAGGGTTTACAATTATCTTCATTTGTTCATCAATCTTTTTCAAACCTAAGTGGAGGAGAGCAAACAAAGATAATGCTTGGTAAATTATTGTTATCACAGCCCGATTTACTGTTACTAGATGAACCTACAAACCATTTAGATTTATTCGCAGTTGAATGGTTGGAGCAATATTTAGTTAACTACACAGGTACAGTTGTAATTATTTCGCACGATAGATATTTTCTAGATCAAGTAATTACAAAAGTAGCTGATTTAGAGGATGGAGAACTAACTCTCTACCATGGTAATTATTCTTCTTATATTGTTAACAAGGAAGAACGACTCATGCGGGAATTTCAAGAATATGAGGAACAACAAAAAAAGATAAAGAAAATGAAGGAAGCCATTAAACGGTTAAGACAGTGGGCAAATGAAGCTGTTCCTCCAAATCCTGGTCTTCATCGGCAAGCTAGGAACATGGAACGTGCATTGGAAAGAATGGAGAAACTGAGAAAACCAATTATCGACCCTAAAAAGATGAGTTTATCATTCGAAGCTGCATCTAGAAGTGGAAAAGAAGTTGTCATAATGGATAACGTTTCTAAATCATTTGGCAATAAGGTTCTGCTTCATAAATCAAATTTAAATGTGTATTGGAAAGAAAGAGTTGCGATCGTTGGTAGAAATGGAACTGGAAAATCAACAATTTTACGATTATTGCTAGGAGAAATTTTGGCTGATGAAGGAAATGCTAGATTAGGCAGTAATGTTAGAATCGGATTTCTTTCACAACACTTTGAAATATTAAATCCAAAAGAACGTTTAATAGATGTATTTAGAAGTGAAGTGAGTGTTGTTGAAGCGGAAGCACGGCATATTTTAGCTAAGTTTATGTTTTATGGTCCTGATGTCTTTAAACGAGTTGGGGATTTAAGTGGAGGAGAACGTATGCGTCTTCGTCTTGCTCAACTAATGCACCAAGATATAAATTTGTTGATATTAGATGAACCAACAAACCATTTAGATATTGAATCGAGAGAAGTATTGGAAGATGCTCTAGAGGATTTTCAAGGAACTATTCTATGCGTTTCTCATGATCGATACTTTTTAAATAAGTTATTTCATCGTACAGTTTGGTTAGATTCCGGTCATTTGACAACTTTTGAAGGACCTTATAATTGGGCTCGAGGGAAATGGAACGAGCTACTAGTAAAACAGGAGTCAATCAATACAGTAGAAAACATAGATAAGGTAAGAACTTATAAAAGTAGAGATAAAAAAGAAAAATCAACAGAAGAACAAATTTTTGAATTGGAAATCGAACTAAGTAAACTGAAGAAAGAAAAGGATATTCAGAAGGAATGGAATGATTATGAAAAATTATTATGGTCGATTGACGAGAAGGAAGAAAAACTTGAAAAATTAATAGAGATCTGGTTGGAGAGACAAGAATGA
- a CDS encoding YjcZ family sporulation protein codes for MSGYGGSGGYGGYGNSGSGFVLIVVLFILLIIVGASFIKY; via the coding sequence ATGTCTGGATACGGTGGAAGTGGTGGATACGGCGGATACGGTAATAGTGGATCGGGCTTCGTGTTGATTGTTGTGCTGTTTATCTTACTAATTATTGTAGGAGCATCTTTTATTAAGTACTAA
- the msrA gene encoding peptide-methionine (S)-S-oxide reductase MsrA, giving the protein MEKATFAGGCFWCMVKPFDSWDGIHKVTSGYMGGHLENPTYEDVKKGESGHLEVVEIQFNPEVFSYEQLLEIYWQQIDPTDAGGQFQDRGESYTTAIFVHSEEQRKQAEKSKELLAASGKFSKPIVTSIREAKTFYEAEEYHQDFYKKSPNHYKEDRAQSGRDEFIEKNWK; this is encoded by the coding sequence ATAGAAAAAGCAACTTTTGCAGGCGGCTGTTTTTGGTGTATGGTAAAACCGTTTGATTCATGGGATGGTATACATAAAGTGACATCTGGTTATATGGGAGGGCATTTAGAAAATCCAACATATGAAGATGTTAAAAAAGGTGAATCGGGTCATCTAGAAGTTGTAGAAATTCAATTCAACCCTGAAGTTTTTTCTTATGAACAATTATTAGAAATTTATTGGCAACAAATAGACCCAACAGATGCTGGAGGTCAATTTCAAGACCGCGGTGAAAGTTACACTACAGCAATTTTCGTACATTCAGAGGAGCAAAGAAAGCAAGCTGAAAAATCGAAGGAATTACTTGCAGCAAGCGGTAAATTTTCAAAGCCAATTGTAACGAGCATTCGAGAAGCAAAGACTTTTTACGAAGCAGAAGAGTACCATCAGGATTTTTATAAAAAGAGTCCGAATCATTACAAAGAAGACAGAGCCCAATCTGGCAGAGACGAATTTATAGAGAAAAACTGGAAATAA
- a CDS encoding AI-2E family transporter has protein sequence MEPEKPSFFSTRYIKFLGGRNTFFTLIMLLLIGLVIMIYDKISFIFVPLTVFLGNVILPIILAVIVYYLLRPLLRMLERIKIPRVWGILIIFLALIGLITLLVFLVFPFLKAQSTKLVAEFPGYFIQLFNSLDTFLRTSIVSDYYSQIETQVNTILKDLPAEIGEFIQSTVTGIATGLSSLVGMLTSFILAIVTVPFIVFYLLKDGENLPKYVMKLFPPRMRDDLQSVFHNIDKQISSYIQGQILVSICIGFMIFIGFSIIGMDYALLLGVIASVTSVVPYLGPVIAITPAAIIALVTSPLMLVKLAVVWTIVQLVEGKFISPQIMGKSLHVHPITIIFVLITSGSLFGVPGVILGIPGYAILKVIISHFYTLFKRRYNKYEPLIENHYEYTNNKVD, from the coding sequence GTGGAGCCTGAAAAACCTTCTTTTTTTTCTACGAGATACATAAAATTTCTAGGTGGACGTAATACTTTCTTTACACTAATTATGCTTTTGTTAATCGGACTTGTCATTATGATATACGACAAGATATCATTTATATTTGTTCCGTTAACTGTTTTTTTAGGTAATGTAATTTTACCTATCATACTAGCAGTCATTGTATATTATTTGCTAAGACCATTACTACGCATGCTCGAGCGTATTAAAATTCCGAGAGTATGGGGTATACTAATTATCTTCTTAGCATTAATTGGTCTTATCACACTACTTGTCTTTTTAGTCTTTCCTTTTTTAAAGGCACAGTCTACGAAGCTGGTTGCAGAGTTCCCTGGGTATTTTATACAATTGTTTAATTCACTTGATACTTTTTTACGAACATCTATAGTTTCCGATTATTATTCACAAATCGAAACTCAGGTAAATACCATTTTAAAAGATCTTCCAGCTGAAATAGGTGAGTTTATTCAAAGCACTGTAACAGGGATAGCTACTGGTTTATCTTCATTAGTTGGTATGTTGACTAGCTTCATTTTGGCAATTGTAACTGTACCATTTATCGTATTCTATTTATTAAAAGATGGTGAAAATCTACCAAAATATGTTATGAAGCTTTTTCCACCACGTATGCGAGATGATTTACAATCTGTTTTCCATAATATCGATAAACAAATTAGTTCATACATTCAAGGACAGATTTTAGTTTCGATATGTATAGGATTTATGATATTTATCGGTTTCTCCATTATTGGAATGGATTATGCATTACTACTTGGAGTTATAGCATCTGTAACAAGTGTCGTACCATATTTAGGGCCAGTGATAGCAATTACACCTGCTGCAATAATTGCTCTTGTTACTTCTCCTTTAATGTTAGTAAAGCTTGCAGTAGTATGGACAATAGTACAATTAGTAGAAGGGAAATTTATCTCTCCACAAATAATGGGTAAATCTCTACATGTACATCCTATAACTATAATATTTGTTTTAATTACCTCTGGATCTTTATTTGGTGTACCAGGTGTAATACTAGGGATTCCAGGGTATGCAATATTAAAGGTTATAATTTCACATTTTTATACTTTATTTAAAAGACGTTATAATAAATATGAACCACTTATAGAAAATCATTATGAGTATACAAATAACAAGGTGGATTGA
- a CDS encoding sporulation protein, translating into MARKFESCIEVQSIKIETVVDHPYIEHGINLSGTIYINGVHDDESIENIKLEVFKLVNGEVTKVISKHSIELVGAVASKDVQMIPFEIMPDERWLPDGDDDVSNLILRTTVLFENGSEYNDEDEIHFDIEE; encoded by the coding sequence ATGGCGAGGAAATTTGAATCTTGCATTGAGGTACAATCAATAAAAATAGAAACAGTAGTTGATCATCCATATATTGAACATGGTATTAACTTATCAGGGACAATATATATTAACGGAGTACATGATGATGAATCAATTGAAAATATCAAACTAGAGGTTTTCAAATTAGTAAATGGGGAAGTTACAAAAGTTATCTCCAAGCATTCGATTGAACTTGTCGGAGCTGTGGCTTCTAAAGATGTTCAAATGATTCCCTTTGAAATAATGCCAGATGAAAGATGGCTTCCAGATGGCGATGACGACGTAAGCAATCTTATACTTAGAACTACCGTATTATTCGAAAATGGTTCTGAATATAATGACGAAGATGAAATTCACTTTGATATTGAAGAATAA
- a CDS encoding LCP family protein has translation MDEIQEKQTRRKRKRKLRLGRVFISLLVVVILIGGVYSIVQYNIGYKLSSNNSNNNPSEFKGDVLASGERENILVLGVDSRGQDKARTDTMMIISWDKKENDVKIISFMRDIYADIPGHKSYKLNTAYYLGEVQLLTETLKGMFDIPIHHYALIDFSSFESLVDIIAPEGVPINVEKDMSEKIGVSLTKGQQNLNGKELLGYARFRSDEEGDFGRVSRQQIVIEALKDEMLSFQSLPNVPKFVGAMEGYIETDYSKTDKGKRVIDAITSGKLEIDKLTIPVEGSYSFNSYSHAGSVIEIDTEENKTAITKFLEK, from the coding sequence ATGGATGAAATTCAAGAAAAACAAACAAGGCGAAAGCGCAAAAGAAAACTTAGATTAGGTAGAGTTTTTATTTCTTTATTAGTAGTAGTCATATTAATTGGGGGAGTATATTCTATTGTTCAATATAATATTGGATACAAATTAAGTAGCAATAATAGTAATAATAATCCTTCAGAATTTAAGGGTGATGTACTTGCTTCTGGGGAAAGGGAAAATATTTTAGTTCTCGGTGTGGATTCTCGTGGACAAGATAAAGCTCGTACAGATACTATGATGATTATTTCTTGGGATAAAAAGGAAAATGATGTGAAAATTATTTCTTTTATGCGAGATATATATGCAGATATACCAGGGCATAAATCATATAAACTAAATACTGCCTATTATTTAGGAGAAGTTCAATTATTGACAGAAACACTCAAAGGAATGTTTGATATACCAATTCATCATTATGCGCTTATTGACTTTAGCAGTTTTGAATCATTGGTAGATATAATTGCTCCTGAAGGGGTGCCGATAAATGTTGAAAAAGATATGTCAGAAAAAATTGGTGTTTCTTTAACGAAAGGCCAACAGAACCTAAATGGTAAAGAATTGCTCGGTTATGCAAGATTCCGCTCTGATGAAGAAGGAGATTTTGGAAGAGTTTCTCGTCAGCAAATCGTTATTGAGGCATTAAAGGATGAAATGCTTTCTTTTCAAAGCTTACCGAATGTACCCAAATTTGTAGGTGCTATGGAGGGTTATATAGAAACAGACTATTCTAAAACCGATAAGGGAAAACGAGTGATTGATGCTATTACAAGTGGAAAGCTTGAAATTGATAAATTAACGATTCCAGTGGAAGGGTCGTATTCCTTTAATAGCTATTCTCATGCTGGTTCTGTTATTGAGATTGATACAGAAGAAAATAAAACAGCCATTACGAAATTTTTAGAAAAGTAA
- the metA gene encoding homoserine O-acetyltransferase MetA, giving the protein MPIKIPKQLPAAELLKKEKIFIMDEERAIAQDIRPLNIIILNLMPEKEKTELQLLRLLGNTPLQVNVTFMNTATHESKNVSKTHLDTFYTTFEEIKLRKYDGMIITGAPIEHLNFEDVNYWSEMTEIMDWSKTNVTSVLHICWGAQAALYHHYGIGKFELSKKCFGVFSHRLSDPTVNLVRGFNDEFYAPVSRYTSVSYDEIITDSRLNLLSNSEDAGVFLVISNDEKHIMITGHLEYDATTLAEEYARDVNKGIEIDVPENYFPNNDPSTQPLNSWRSHTHLLFSNWLNYYVYQETPYEWE; this is encoded by the coding sequence ATGCCAATTAAGATTCCCAAACAATTGCCAGCAGCTGAATTGCTGAAGAAAGAAAAGATTTTTATCATGGACGAGGAGCGCGCAATTGCTCAGGATATCCGTCCTCTAAACATAATTATATTAAATCTAATGCCAGAAAAAGAAAAAACGGAATTACAACTACTAAGACTATTAGGTAATACACCATTACAAGTGAATGTTACATTTATGAATACAGCAACACATGAATCCAAAAATGTAAGTAAAACGCATCTAGACACTTTCTATACTACTTTTGAAGAGATTAAACTTCGCAAATATGATGGGATGATTATTACTGGAGCACCAATTGAACATTTGAATTTTGAAGATGTAAATTATTGGAGTGAGATGACAGAAATAATGGATTGGTCGAAAACAAACGTCACTTCTGTCTTACATATATGTTGGGGTGCACAAGCTGCACTTTATCATCATTATGGAATTGGTAAATTTGAATTGTCTAAGAAATGCTTTGGTGTATTTTCTCACCGTTTATCCGATCCAACTGTGAATTTAGTCCGTGGTTTCAATGACGAGTTTTATGCGCCCGTTTCTCGTTATACTTCTGTTTCATATGATGAAATAATAACTGATTCCAGACTTAATCTGCTTTCTAATTCTGAAGATGCAGGGGTATTCCTTGTAATATCAAATGACGAAAAGCATATCATGATTACTGGTCATTTAGAATATGATGCAACAACTTTAGCGGAAGAATATGCTCGGGATGTGAATAAAGGTATTGAAATCGATGTACCTGAAAATTATTTTCCTAATAATGATCCTTCGACACAACCATTAAATTCTTGGCGTTCACATACTCATTTATTGTTTTCTAATTGGTTAAATTATTATGTCTATCAAGAAACGCCATACGAATGGGAATAA
- a CDS encoding methyl-accepting chemotaxis protein, with translation MTESMHEIIQVVKESASNVQVSSESLSAVAEETTASSEQVSVAVGEIAEGASKSAEDAEEVTDSSSHLSNQINLINEKSLVMTDIATKANKMNANGQKQMGELKSSFNNWESNLKSMSDVVDTLENKVKAIGGVMETIMEISAQTNLLALNASIEAARAGEHGKGFAVVAEEVRKLAEQSARATEDVKKTITELQKESVLVSQQMTETRETFRIQGTVVTDTEITFSEISNLMENMQSSIDEVSDEINQVSKYKEQVVETIQMMAATSQQTAAACEEVSASSDEQLRAIQSVADASETLTELSDKLAEAVNRFKV, from the coding sequence ATGACTGAGAGCATGCATGAAATTATTCAAGTAGTAAAAGAATCTGCAAGTAATGTTCAAGTAAGTTCTGAAAGTCTTAGTGCAGTTGCAGAGGAAACAACTGCATCATCAGAACAAGTATCCGTAGCTGTGGGTGAAATAGCTGAAGGTGCTTCAAAATCTGCTGAAGATGCGGAAGAAGTAACAGATAGCTCTTCACATTTAAGTAATCAAATTAATTTAATTAATGAAAAATCGCTTGTAATGACTGATATTGCTACGAAAGCAAATAAAATGAATGCAAATGGCCAAAAACAAATGGGTGAACTTAAATCATCCTTTAACAATTGGGAGTCCAATTTAAAGTCTATGTCTGATGTAGTCGATACTTTAGAAAACAAAGTAAAAGCTATTGGAGGGGTTATGGAAACCATCATGGAGATTTCTGCTCAAACAAATCTACTTGCATTAAATGCAAGTATAGAAGCAGCAAGGGCTGGTGAACATGGAAAAGGTTTTGCGGTAGTAGCAGAGGAAGTAAGAAAGCTTGCTGAGCAATCTGCCAGAGCGACTGAAGATGTTAAAAAGACTATTACTGAATTACAGAAAGAATCCGTTTTAGTAAGCCAACAAATGACTGAAACTAGGGAAACTTTCCGTATACAAGGGACAGTAGTTACAGATACGGAAATAACATTTAGTGAAATCTCAAATTTAATGGAGAATATGCAATCCTCTATTGATGAGGTTTCCGACGAGATTAACCAAGTTTCTAAATACAAAGAACAAGTAGTTGAAACGATTCAAATGATGGCAGCGACTTCTCAACAAACTGCTGCTGCATGCGAGGAAGTTAGTGCATCTTCAGACGAACAGCTTCGGGCAATTCAATCCGTTGCAGATGCTTCTGAAACATTAACAGAACTTAGCGATAAATTAGCAGAAGCAGTGAATCGTTTTAAAGTATAA
- a CDS encoding RAxF-45 family protein, which translates to MKNTVNAHGFILEFLSTSCAITHEISNNGISLPIFCKLHVIHS; encoded by the coding sequence ATGAAAAACACTGTGAATGCACATGGATTTATATTGGAATTTTTATCCACTTCTTGTGCGATTACTCATGAAATTTCTAACAACGGGATAAGTCTGCCCATTTTTTGCAAATTACATGTAATTCACAGCTGA